A single window of Jiangella alkaliphila DNA harbors:
- the ilvA gene encoding threonine ammonia-lyase → MSTVSMADVEAARELLRDVVRPTPLEDSRWLAGRVGGRVHLKCENLQRAGSFKIRGAYVRIARLSEQDRARGVVAASAGNHAQGVALAASMLHTKATVFMPEGAAIVKEKATRAYGADVRFAGTSIDDALLEARAFAAETGAVLIHPFDHPDIVAGQATVGMEILEQCPDVRTIVVGTGGGGLTAGISLAVHHLKPGVRVVGVQAEGAAAYPTSLAAGKPVALERMSTMADGIAVGCPGDVPFAMIQEYVDSVVTVSEESLSRALVLLLERAKLVVEPAGGAAVAALLDDPGAYEPPVVAVLSGGNIDPLLLLRVIRHGMAAAGRYLALRVRVPDAPGGLAQLLSELAAVNANVLDVVHERTGSTLSIEEVEIALQLETRGPEHCERVLAKLRESGYPVSISGD, encoded by the coding sequence ATGAGTACTGTCTCCATGGCGGACGTGGAAGCCGCGCGCGAGTTGCTGCGCGACGTCGTGCGACCCACTCCGCTCGAGGACTCCCGCTGGCTGGCCGGACGGGTCGGCGGCCGGGTCCATCTGAAGTGCGAGAACCTGCAGCGCGCCGGGTCGTTCAAGATCCGGGGCGCCTACGTGCGCATCGCCCGGCTGTCCGAGCAGGACCGCGCCCGCGGCGTGGTGGCGGCCAGTGCCGGCAACCACGCCCAGGGTGTCGCGCTCGCGGCCAGCATGCTGCACACGAAGGCGACGGTGTTCATGCCCGAGGGCGCTGCCATCGTCAAGGAGAAGGCCACCCGGGCCTACGGCGCCGACGTGCGGTTCGCCGGCACCAGCATCGACGACGCCCTGCTCGAGGCGCGCGCGTTCGCGGCCGAGACCGGCGCCGTGCTCATCCACCCGTTCGACCACCCCGACATCGTGGCCGGTCAGGCCACCGTCGGCATGGAGATCCTGGAGCAGTGCCCCGACGTGCGGACGATCGTCGTCGGCACCGGCGGGGGCGGGCTGACGGCGGGCATCTCGCTGGCCGTGCACCACCTCAAGCCCGGCGTGCGGGTCGTGGGCGTGCAGGCCGAGGGCGCCGCGGCGTACCCGACGTCGCTCGCGGCGGGCAAGCCGGTCGCGCTGGAGCGGATGTCGACGATGGCCGACGGCATCGCGGTCGGCTGTCCCGGCGACGTCCCGTTCGCGATGATCCAGGAGTACGTCGACTCCGTCGTCACCGTGTCCGAGGAGTCGCTGTCGCGGGCGCTGGTGCTGCTGCTCGAGCGGGCCAAGCTGGTCGTCGAGCCGGCCGGCGGCGCCGCCGTCGCGGCGCTGCTGGACGACCCCGGTGCATACGAGCCGCCGGTCGTCGCCGTCCTGTCCGGCGGCAACATCGACCCGCTGCTGCTGTTGCGGGTCATCCGGCACGGCATGGCCGCCGCCGGCCGCTACCTCGCGCTGCGGGTCCGGGTGCCCGACGCGCCCGGCGGGCTGGCGCAGCTGCTGTCCGAGCTCGCCGCCGTCAACGCCAACGTGCTCGACGTCGTGCACGAGCGCACCGGCTCGACGCTGTCGATCGAGGAGGTCGAGATCGCGCTGCAGCTGGAGACGCGTGGGCCCGAGCACTGCGAGCGGGTGCTGGCCAAGCTGCGCGAGTCCGGCTATCCGGTTTCCATTTCAGGAGATTGA
- a CDS encoding DUF2089 domain-containing protein → MIGGFPQPQHLHQPPSDCPVCGVKLHVTRLGCESCGTELSGRFASCPYCSLTPQDQKILGTFLVSRGNMRELARELGVSYPTARQRFTELLERLGLETPAETGAERAGSVDREDVLRRLAAGELDLDEATTLLG, encoded by the coding sequence ATGATCGGCGGCTTCCCGCAGCCCCAACACCTGCACCAGCCGCCGTCCGACTGCCCGGTCTGCGGCGTGAAGCTGCACGTCACCCGGCTCGGCTGCGAGTCCTGCGGCACCGAGCTGTCCGGCCGGTTCGCGTCCTGCCCGTACTGCTCGCTCACCCCGCAGGACCAGAAAATCCTTGGCACCTTCCTGGTGTCGAGAGGCAATATGAGGGAGCTCGCGCGCGAGCTGGGGGTCAGCTACCCGACCGCCCGGCAGCGCTTCACCGAGCTGCTCGAGCGGCTCGGCCTCGAGACGCCGGCCGAGACCGGTGCCGAGCGCGCCGGTTCCGTCGACCGCGAAGACGTCCTGCGCCGGCTGGCCGCCGGCGAGCTCGACCTGGACGAGGCGACCACGCTGCTGGGCTGA
- a CDS encoding ATP-binding cassette domain-containing protein: MNAITAEGLVKTFGSGEKAVKAVGGVDLVVPEGTVVGLLGPNGAGKTTTVRMLTTLLAPDSGRAVVAGHDVVREPQAVRSKIGLSGQYAAVDENLTGRENLWLFGRLYQLSSKDASKRAAELLEQFNLTDAADRTLKTYSGGMRRRLDLAGSLIVRPQLLFLDEPTTGLDPSSRLDLWDVIRERVAEGSTILLTTQYLEEADALADNIVVIDHGVIIAQGTADQLKAQIGGERIEVIVHDPEALGKAEQVLNLGSGGQCLRDDHTRKLTVPTHTGSKGLIQVIRDLDEAGVAIDDIALRRPTLDDVFVKLTGRHAEDEDTQAETAKGRAS, translated from the coding sequence GTGAACGCCATCACCGCCGAGGGTCTGGTCAAGACCTTCGGCTCCGGGGAGAAGGCCGTGAAGGCCGTCGGGGGCGTCGACCTCGTCGTGCCCGAGGGCACCGTGGTCGGTCTGCTCGGGCCGAACGGCGCCGGCAAGACCACCACGGTCCGCATGCTCACGACGCTGCTCGCGCCCGACTCCGGGCGCGCCGTCGTCGCCGGTCACGACGTCGTCCGCGAACCGCAGGCGGTGCGGTCGAAGATCGGCCTGTCCGGCCAGTACGCGGCGGTCGACGAGAACCTCACCGGACGCGAGAACCTCTGGCTGTTCGGGCGCCTCTACCAGCTGTCCAGCAAGGACGCGTCGAAGCGGGCGGCCGAGCTGCTCGAGCAGTTCAACCTCACCGACGCGGCCGACCGCACGCTCAAGACCTACTCCGGTGGCATGCGGCGCCGGCTCGACCTCGCCGGCAGCCTCATCGTCCGGCCGCAGCTGCTGTTCCTCGACGAGCCCACCACCGGTCTCGACCCCAGCAGCCGGCTTGACCTCTGGGACGTCATCCGCGAGCGGGTGGCCGAGGGCTCGACCATCCTGCTGACCACGCAGTACCTCGAAGAAGCCGACGCGCTGGCCGACAACATCGTGGTCATCGACCACGGCGTCATCATCGCTCAGGGCACGGCCGACCAGCTCAAGGCCCAGATCGGCGGCGAGCGCATCGAGGTCATCGTGCACGACCCCGAGGCGCTCGGGAAGGCCGAGCAGGTGCTCAACCTCGGCAGCGGCGGCCAGTGCCTCCGCGACGACCACACCCGCAAGCTCACCGTGCCCACGCACACCGGCTCCAAGGGCCTCATCCAGGTCATCCGCGACCTCGACGAGGCCGGGGTCGCCATCGACGACATCGCGCTGCGCCGGCCCACGCTCGACGACGTGTTCGTCAAGCTCACCGGCCGGCACGCAGAGGACGAGGACACGCAGGCCGAGACGGCCAAGGGGAGGGCATCGTGA
- a CDS encoding ABC transporter permease — protein sequence MITDAMPTAAAPSRVGLNQAFTDAMTMTWRNIRAGWRVPDNQIYMFIQPIMFVLLFAYVFGGAINVPGVDYVDFLMAGIFVQTMAFACAPASVGLADDMQKGLIDRFRSLPMARSAVIAGRVIADLVNQLIVLVIMIVCGFIVGWTFHNGFGQFLAAVGLLMLFAFAMLWVGAYIGLSVGSPQVAASAGLIWLFPVVFMSNVFVDPSTMPSVVQAIAEWNPVSAIASGARELFGNQSLVDSDAWPMQNPVLASLLWCLLIIAVFAPLAVRKYKKASSK from the coding sequence GTGATCACCGACGCCATGCCGACCGCCGCCGCGCCCAGCCGCGTCGGCCTCAACCAGGCGTTCACCGACGCCATGACCATGACGTGGCGCAACATCCGGGCCGGCTGGCGGGTCCCGGACAACCAGATCTACATGTTCATCCAGCCGATCATGTTCGTGCTGCTTTTCGCGTACGTGTTCGGCGGCGCCATCAACGTGCCGGGCGTCGACTACGTCGACTTCCTCATGGCCGGCATCTTCGTGCAGACCATGGCGTTCGCCTGTGCGCCGGCCAGCGTCGGTCTCGCCGACGACATGCAGAAGGGCCTCATCGACCGGTTCCGCTCGCTGCCCATGGCGCGGTCCGCGGTCATCGCCGGGCGGGTCATCGCCGACCTGGTGAACCAGCTCATCGTGCTGGTCATCATGATCGTCTGTGGCTTCATCGTGGGCTGGACGTTCCACAACGGGTTCGGCCAGTTCCTGGCGGCCGTCGGACTGCTCATGCTGTTCGCGTTCGCCATGCTCTGGGTCGGCGCCTACATCGGCCTGTCGGTCGGCAGCCCCCAGGTCGCCGCCTCGGCCGGGCTCATCTGGCTGTTCCCGGTCGTCTTCATGTCCAACGTGTTCGTCGACCCGTCGACCATGCCGTCGGTGGTCCAGGCCATCGCCGAATGGAACCCGGTCAGCGCCATCGCGTCCGGCGCGCGTGAGCTGTTCGGCAACCAGAGCCTGGTCGACTCCGACGCCTGGCCCATGCAGAACCCGGTGCTCGCCTCGCTGCTGTGGTGCCTGCTCATCATCGCCGTCTTCGCGCCGCTGGCGGTGCGCAAGTACAAGAAGGCGTCCAGCAAGTAA